A portion of the Malania oleifera isolate guangnan ecotype guangnan chromosome 3, ASM2987363v1, whole genome shotgun sequence genome contains these proteins:
- the LOC131150219 gene encoding probable aspartic proteinase GIP2 encodes MASLLEILLFISLVLVFIAQNSHSAGSAVVLSVTKHAPSLQYVTRIHHGTPLASTPMVLHLGGPFLWLDCASAGASPSRRPVPCRSLHCSTAEAHQCGTVLNRYGFKLSTTCRLNPENPLTRTARPGELARDAIAVRSVDPSGTDSILAVQYDDFLFSCAPTFLLKGLASGAKGMLGLGRTRIALPSQLSAALGLRRKFAVCLSPSEGVILAGQAPDHRSLWNSLVYTPLIATQSEEYSVTVKSIAVNGKKLSINSTLLSSPKGGIRISTVVPYTLMESSIYEVFVAAFANDAVSAMNLTRVAAVAPFGVCFSSEGVGRTAAGPAVAVIDLLLQSEMVRWRIYGRNSMVEVGGGAMCLGFLDGGSDLGSAVILGGHQLEENLLDFDLENSMLGFSSMLARETSCSKLRHKIMDESL; translated from the coding sequence atggCTTCCCTTCTTGAAATCCTTCTTTTCATCTCTCTCGTTTTGGTCTTCATTGCCCAAAATTCCCACTCTGCAGGCTCCGCCGTCGTTCTTTCCGTCACCAAACACGCTCCTTCTCTCCAGTATGTGACCCGGATCCACCACGGCACCCCTCTCGCTTCTACCCCCATGGTGCTCCACCTCGGCGGTCCGTTCCTCTGGCTCGACTGTGCCTCCGCCGGCGCTTCCCCTTCCCGCCGCCCCGTCCCCTGCCGCTCCCTCCACTGCTCCACCGCTGAAGCACACCAGTGCGGCACTGTTCTTAATCGATATGGCTTCAAACTCTCGACGACATGCCGACTCAACCCGGAAAACCCCCTAACTCGGACGGCCCGACCGGGCGAGCTGGCCCGAGACGCCATAGCCGTCCGATCCGTTGATCCGTCTGGCACTGACTCGATCCTGGCCGTCCAATATGATGACTTCCTCTTTTCCTGCGCACCCACGTTTCTTCTGAAAGGCCTCGCGAGTGGAGCTAAAGGAATGTTAGGCCTCGGAAGGACTCGAATCGCTCTGCCGTCGCAGCTTAGCGCCGCTTTGGGCTTACGCCGGAAATTTGCCGTCTGCTTGTCGCCGTCGGAGGGGGTCATACTCGCCGGCCAGGCACCCGATCATCGTTCCCTATGGAATTCGCTAGTGTACACGCCTCTTATCGCTACCCAATCGGAAGAATACTCCGTCACTGTCAAATCCATCGCCGTAAACGGCAAGAAATTATCGATTAATTCCACGTTACTGTCGTCCCCCAAAGGAGGGATTAGGATCAGCACGGTGGTTCCGTACACGCTCATGGAGAGCTCGATCTACGAGGTGTTCGTCGCGGCTTTCGCAAATGATGCTGTTTCGGCTATGAACCTGACGAGGGTGGCGGCGGTGGCGCCTTTCGGGGTGTGTTTTAGTTCGGAAGGCGTCGGGAGGACGGCGGCGGGTCCGGCAGTTGCGGTGATTGATCTGTTGTTGCAGAGCGAGATGGTGAGGTGGAGGATTTACGGGAGGAATTCGATGGTGGAGGTGGGTGGGGGAGCGATGTGCTTGGGGTTCTTGGATGGCGGTTCGGATCTCGGGTCCGCTGTGATTCTTGGTGGGCACCAATTGGAAGAAAATCTTCTGGACTTCGATTTGGAAAATTCTATGCTAGGGTTTAGTTCTATGTTGGCGAGGGAAACCTCATGCTCTAAGTTGAGACACAAAATCATGGACGAGTCCCTGTAA